A genomic window from Camelina sativa cultivar DH55 chromosome 2, Cs, whole genome shotgun sequence includes:
- the LOC104754891 gene encoding high mobility group protein B1, producing the protein MLKKISPSIPRIRSILQCLGTFPFSSKADDKDAQALAEAKDAENKALREKKEDDDALIEAVKKEHRLKEKERKRLKEEEKKDDEDENKEEEEKKDDEDENKEEEDKDDEDENKEDKE; encoded by the exons ATGTTGAAAAAGATTTCTCCATCAATTCCAAGGATCCGTTCTATCCTTCAGTGCTTGGGAACTTTCCCATTTTCTTCCAAAGCTGATGACAAAGATGCCCAAGCTTTGGCAGAAGCTAAGGATGCTGAGAATAAGGCGCTAAGGGAGAAGAAGGAGGACGATGATGCACTTATTGAAGCCGTTAAGAAAGAACATcgattaaaagaaaaggagagaaagaggcTG aaagaggaagagaagaaggatgatGAGGACGAGaataaggaggaagaagagaagaaggatgatGAGGACGAgaacaaggaggaagaagacaaggatgaTGAGGACGAGAACAAGGAGGACAAGGaataa
- the LOC104754900 gene encoding uncharacterized protein LOC104754900 produces the protein MSLLLTRLSKLCLGKHALVRSSLLLLSNGFSSSLLQTPPCSILYASPCGADLGRLTIRYANVRACTQLEKKVPMELMEELGTIGSSNGWVATLKDGVVRLQDDLNPFASDTAPKRIPLPPLVTLPRCQTQIVTNVSMSTPSPEDEDCVVAVKFLGPQLSFCRPAQSNSGWTNIRIPHPCFFSSRVMYSKKDDTFRITGSGGHIIASWDPRTHKNKPKLQRLRFHNLPELTKTKRELLHSCCTSEHLVESGSTGETFLVKLYRKATASGTVKMQTKGVMVFKLDEKGNAVYTPDIGDLSIFISKSEPFCVPASSFPGMFSNIINFLDVDERATVSVEHSYITSRNCTPEAPYYIPPQKIV, from the coding sequence ATGTCTCTGCTTCTCACCCGGCTGTCCAAGCTCTGCCTTGGGAAACATGCGTTAGTAAGATCCTCTCTTCTGCTTCTCTCTAATGGCTTCTCATCTTCCTTGCTGCAAACACCTCCTTGTTCCATCCTCTACGCTTCTCCATGTGGAGCGGATCTCGGAAGACTCACCATTAGATATGCTAATGTCCGTGCCTGCACTCAGTTGGAAAAGAAGGTGCCTATGGAGTTGATGGAGGAATTGGGAACGATAGGATCATCCAATGGCTGGGTAGCTACTCTGAAGGACGGCGTGGTTCGTCTCCAAGATGATCTAAACCCTTTTGCATCGGATACAGCCCCGAAACGCATTCCCCTGCCTCCTCTTGTAACTCTGCCTCGTTGTCAAACCCAAATCGTCACCAACGTGTCAATGTCCACACCTTCTCCTGAGGACGAAGACTGTGTTGTGGCTGTCAAGTTCTTGGGACCTCAACTCAGCTTTTGCAGACCCGCTCAAAGTAACTCCGGGTGGACCAACATTAGAATCCCACACCcctgcttcttctcctcccgAGTTATGTATTCCAAGAAAGATGATACGTTTCGCATTACCGGATCTGGAGGCCATATCATCGCATCATGGGATCCTCGCACACACAAGAACAAACCAAAGTTACAGAGGTTACGATTTCATAACCTCCCTGAGCTGACCAAGACCAAACGAGAGCTTTTGCATTCGTGTTGCACGAGCGAACACTTGGTGGAGTCAGGATCTACCGGTGAAACCTTCTTGGTTAAGTTGTACAGGAAGGCCACCGCCAGTGGTACCGTGAAAATGCAAACGAAAGGTGTAATGGTGTTCAAGCTTGACGAAAAAGGCAACGCAGTTTACACTCCAGACATTGGAGACCTCTCCATTTTCATCTCAAAGTCTGAACCTTTTTGTGTCCCTGCTAGCTCCTTTCCAGGCATGTTCTCTAACATCATCAACTTCTTGGATGTCGATGAAAGGGCCACTGTCAGTGTTGAGCATTCTTACATCACTAGTCGAAATTGTACGCCCGAGGCGCCTTACTATATTCCACCACAAAAAAtagtctag
- the LOC104754909 gene encoding uncharacterized protein LOC104754909: MSLLLSRLPKLCRGKPELIRYSLLILFNGFSTSLRQTPPCTIITAGYCGEGLKNLVICNANGLCSVDLEKKVPTELVEENDATVTIGASNGWVATFKDGVVRLQDDLNPVASDINPKRIPLPPLVTLPGCQTQVVTNVAMSSPSPEDEDCVVAVKFLGPQLSFCRPAQSKSVWTNTRIESPCFFPSRVMFCKRDEMFCLLGSGGHLIGSWDLGKHTNKPKIQRLQFQNLPELTRRKQERLHSCCTSEHLVESRSTGETFLVKLYRKATASGRVKMQTKDVLVFKLDEEGNAIYTQDIGDLCIFISNSEPFCVPASSFPGMFSNCIDFLDVDESAFFRPNYSSLKSMNYPSVAPYHIPPQNIV; this comes from the coding sequence aTGTCTCTTCTTCTTAGCCGGCTACCGAAGCTTTGCCGTGGGAAACCTGAGTTGATAAGATACTCTCTTCTGATTCTGTTTAATGGTTTCTCAACTTCCTTGCGGCAAACGCCACCTTGTACCATCATCACCGCTGGTTATTGTGGAGAGGGTCTTAAAAATCTCGTGATTTGTAATGCTAATGGATTGTGCAGCGTTGATTTGGAAAAGAAGGTACCTACGGAGCTGGTGGAGGAGAATGATGCAACTGTGACAATAGGGGCATCTAATGGCTGGGTAGCTACCTTTAAGGACGGTGTGGTGCGTCTACAAGATGATTTAAACCCGGTTGCATCGGATATAAATCCTAAACGCATTCCCCTGCCTCCTCTTGTGACTCTGCCTGGTTGCCAAACCCAAGTTGTAACCAACGTAGCCATGTCCTCACCTTCTCCCGAGGATGAAGACTGTGTTGTGGCTGTCAAGTTCTTGGGACCGCAACTCAGCTTTTGCAGACCCGCTCAAAGTAAATCTGTTTGGACCAACACTAGAATCGAAAGCCCTTGCTTCTTCCCCTCCCGTGTCATGTTTTGCAAGAGAGATGAGATGTTTTGCCTACTCGGGTCAGGAGGACACCTGATTGGATCATGGGATCTCGGTAAACACACGAACAAACCAAAGATTCAGAGGTTGCAATTTCAAAACCTTCCCGAGCTGACCAGGAGAAAGCAGGAGCGCTTGCATTCGTGTTGCACGAGCGAACACTTGGTGGAGTCACGATCCACTGGTGAAACGTTCTTGGTTAAGTTGTACAGGAAGGCCACCGCCAGTGGTAGGGTGAAAATGCAAACGAAAGATGTATTGGTGTTCAAGCTTGACGAAGAAGGAAACGCTATCTACACTCAAGACATTGGAGACCTCTGCattttcatctcaaactctGAACCTTTTTGTGTCCCTGCTTCTTCCTTTCCAGGCATGTTCTCTAACTGCATCGACTTCCTGGATGTAGACGAAAGTGCCTTCTTCAGACCTAATTATTCTTCCCTTAAAAGTATGAATTATCCGTCTGTGGCCCCTTATCACATTCCACCTCAAAATATAGTCTAG
- the LOC104754920 gene encoding uncharacterized protein LOC104754920 yields MALLLTRLSKLCLGKPALVRSSPLLLSNGFSSSLLQTPPCSIVNAYPCGADLGKLTTSNANDRVCTHLEKKVPMELMEELGTIGSSNGWVATLKDGVVRLQDDLNPHASYTDPKRIPLPPLVTLPRCQTQIVTNVSISTPSPEDEDCVVAVKFLGPQLSFCRPAQSNSGWTNIRIPHPCFFSSRVMYSKKDDTFRITGSGGHIIASWDPRTHKNKPKLQRLRFHNLPELTKTKRELLHSCCTSEHLVESGSTGETFLVKLYRKATASGTVKMQMKGVMVFKLDEKGNAVYTPDIGDLSIFISKSEPFCVPASSFPGLGSNIVNVLDVDESASGSVNHSYITSRNCTPGAPYYIPPQKIV; encoded by the coding sequence ATGGCTCTGCTTCTCACCCGGCTGTCCAAGCTCTGCCTTGGAAAACCTGCGTTAGTAAGATCctctcctctgcttctctctAATGGCTTCTCATCTTCCTTGCTGCAAACACCTCCTTGTTCCATCGTCAACGCTTATCCATGTGGAGCGGATCTCGGAAAACTCACCACTAGTAATGCTAATGACCGTGTCTGCACTCATTTGGAAAAGAAGGTGCCTATGGAGTTGATGGAGGAATTGGGAACGATAGGATCATCCAATGGTTGGGTAGCTACTCTGAAGGACGGCGTGGTTCGTCTCCAAGATGATCTAAACCCACATGCATCGTATACAGATCCTAAACGCATTCCCCTGCCTCCTCTTGTAACTCTGCCTCGTTGTCAAACCCAAATCGTCACCAACGTGTCAATTTCCACACCTTCTCCTGAGGACGAAGACTGTGTTGTGGCTGTCAAGTTCTTGGGACCTCAGCTCAGCTTCTGTAGACCCGCTCAAAGTAACTCCGGGTGGACCAACATTAGAATCCCACACCcctgcttcttctcctcccgAGTTATGTATTCCAAGAAAGATGATACGTTTCGCATTACCGGATCTGGAGGCCATATCATCGCATCATGGGATCCTCGCACACACAAGAACAAACCAAAGTTACAGAGGTTACGATTTCATAACCTCCCTGAGCTGACCAAGACCAAACGAGAGCTTTTGCATTCGTGTTGCACGAGCGAACACTTGGTGGAGTCAGGATCTACCGGTGAAACCTTCTTGGTTAAGTTGTACAGGAAGGCCACCGCCAGTGGTACCGTAAAAATGCAAATGAAAGGTGTAATGGTGTTCAAGCTTGACGAAAAAGGCAACGCAGTTTACACTCCAGACATTGGAGACCTCTCCATTTTCATCTCAAAGTCTGAACCTTTTTGTGTCCCTGCTAGCTCCTTTCCTGGATTGGGCTCTAACATCGTCAACGTCTTGGATGTCGACGAAAGCGCATCTGGCAGTGTTAATCATTCTTACATCACTAGTCGAAATTGTACGCCCGGGGCGCCTTACTATATTCCACCACAAAAAATAGTCTAG
- the LOC104730637 gene encoding uncharacterized protein LOC104730637, which translates to MSLLLSRLPKLCCGKPGLIRYSLLILSNGFSTSLRQTPPCTIITARYCGEGLNNLVIMNANGKCCVDLEKKVPTELVEENDATVTIGASNGWVATFKDGVVRLQDDLNPFASDTNPKRIPLPPLVTLPGCQTQVVTNVAMSSPSPEDEDCVVAVKFLGPQLSFCRPAQSKTGWTNVRIENPCFFPSRVMFCKRDDMFCLLGSGGHLIGSWDLGKHTNKPKIQRLRFQNLPELTRSKQERLHSCCTSEHLVESRSTGETFLVKLYRKATANGRVKMKTRALMVFKLEEEGNAIYTQDIGGLCIFISKCEPFCVPASSFPGMCPNSIELLDVDERAIVNLHYSSTSIRSVNYTSVAPYHIPPQNIV; encoded by the coding sequence ATGTCTCTTCTTCTTAGCCGGCTACCGAAGCTCTGCTGTGGGAAACCTGGGTTGATAAGATACTCTCTTCTGATTCTGTCTAATGGTTTCTCAACTTCCTTGCGGCAAACGCCACCTTGTACCATCATCACCGCTCGTTATTGTGGAGAGGGTCTTAATAATCTCGTGATTATGAATGCTAATGGAAAGTGCTGCGTTGATTTGGAAAAGAAGGTGCCTACGGAGCTGGTGGAGGAGAATGATGCAACTGTAACAATAGGGGCATCTAATGGCTGGGTAGCTACCTTTAAGGACGGCGTGGTGCGTCTACAAGATGATTTAAACCCGTTTGCATCGGATACAAATCCTAAACGCATTCCCCTGCCTCCTCTTGTGACTCTGCCTGGTTGCCAAACCCAAGTTGTAACCAACGTAGCCATGTCCTCACCTTCTCCCGAGGATGAAGACTGTGTTGTGGCTGTCAAGTTCTTGGGACCGCAACTCAGCTTTTGCAGACCCGCTCAAAGTAAAACTGGTTGGACCAACGTTAGAATTGAAAACCCCTGCTTCTTCCCCTCCCGTGTCATGTTTTGCAAGAGAGATGATATGTTTTGCCTACTCGGTTCTGGAGGACACCTGATTGGATCATGGGATCTCGGTAAACACACGAACAAACCAAAGATTCAGAGGTTGCGATTTCAAAACCTTCCCGAGCTGACCAGGAGCAAGCAGGAGCGCTTGCATTCGTGTTGCACGAGCGAACACTTGGTGGAGTCACGATCCACTGGTGAAACGTTCTTGGTTAAGTTGTACAGGAAGGCCACCGCCAATGGTAGGGTGAAAATGAAAACGAGAGCTCTAATGGTGTTCAAGCTTGAGGAAGAAGGAAACGCTATTTACACTCAAGACATAGGAGGTCTTTGCATTTTCATCTCAAAGTGTGAACCTTTTTGTGTCCCTGCTAGTTCCTTTCCGGGCATGTGCCCTAACAGCATCGAACTCTTGGATGTCGACGAAAGGGCCATTGTCAATCTTCATTATTCTTCAACTTCTATCAGAAGTGTAAACTATACGTCGGTGGCCCCTTATCATATTCCACCTCAAAATAtagtctag
- the LOC104730658 gene encoding trafficking protein particle complex II-specific subunit 130 homolog: MANYLAQFQTIKNSCDRLVAAVEDVSDLWPTVKGLFEEHQPLKRAFLTNKTRNPVFIENLPVEFILTTDARLRSRFPQEQYLFWFREPYATIVLVTCEDLDEFKNILKPRLKLIVQNDEREWFIVFVSKAHPSNDQATKSVKKVYAKLEVEFSSKKRERCCKLDVHGPDGNFWEDLELKITECIRNTLDRRAQFYEDEIRKLSEQRFMPIWNFCNFFILKESLAFIFEMAHLHEDALREYDELELCYLETVNMPGKQRDFGGFDSEDDQAALLKPGSKPLTQIVQDDSFREFEFRQYLFACQSRLLFKLNRPFEVASRGYSFVISFAKALTLHESVLPFCMREVWVITACLALIEATASHHHDGVVAPDIEKEFYRLQGDLYSLSRVKFMRLGYLIGYGTDIEKSPLNSACLSMLPWPKPAVWPSLPQDASSEVLEKEKTILQATLRTKHFGIQQKALPLEPSVLLRVANRRRASLSTGNIPEIFDGRPSFTEGSGLEASPRTPSSLKVQAAPMSRTNSSPGNFESPLDRPMRLAEIFVAAEHALRLTISDNDLLKKLSSIQDFENKYLNLTKGAAENYHRSWWKRHGVVLDGEIAAVCFKHGKYDLAANSYEKVCALYAGEGWQDLLAEVLPNLAECQKILNDQAGYMSSCVRLLSLDKGLFSSKERQAFQSEVLTLAHSEMKNPVPLDVSSLITFSGNTGPPLQLCDGDPGNLSVTVWSGFPDDITLDSLSLTLVATNNTDEGGQALKSSAATVLKPGRNTITFSLPPQKPGSYVLGVVTGQIGRLRFRSHSFSKGGPADSDDFMSYEKPTRPILKVSKPRALVDLAAAVSSALLINEAQWIGIIVRPIAYSLKGAILHIDTGPGLKIEDSYGIEMESYMDTDCDASSSKADVLVEDSPVSPVRDSEVLNLCDGKIVFSDWASNVSSILWVPVRALSEKLARGSSSVNPLKQDILEGMRTVALKLEFGVHHNQIFERTIAAHFTDPFDVTTRVANKCNDGTLVLQVMLHSLVKANLIVLDAWLDLQDGFVHGQNDGRPTSTFFPLVVSPGSRAAVVFSLCLDKTMSSEGKDLQLPESILNIKYGIHGDRAAGAHKPVDADNSGTDTEGRDLVFKSAIVLQRPVLDPCLTVGFLPLSSDGLRVGKLITMQWRVERLKDLKEREAVEQQHDEVLYEVNANSENWMIAGRKRGHVSLSEEQGSRVVISILCVPLVAGYVRPPQLGLPNVEEANVSSNPPGPHLVCVLPPLLSSSYCIPVK; the protein is encoded by the exons ATGGCGAACTACTTGGCTCAGTTCCAGACGATTAAGAATTCCTGCGATCGTCTCGTCGCCGCCG TGGAAGATGTGTCTGATCTGTGGCCTACAGTGAAAGGTTTATTTGAAGAACATCAGCCATTAAAAAGAGCGTTCTTGACAAACAAGACTCGAAATCCGGTTTTTATTGAGAACTTGCCGGTCGAATTCATATTAACTACAGACGCGAGACTTCGTAGTCGATTCCCGCAGGAGCAATATTTGTTCTGGTTTCGAGAACCTTATGCAACTATAGTTCTTGTGACGTGTGAG GATCTTGATGAGTTTAAAAACATTCTCAAACCACGTCTGAAATTAATTGTTCAAAATGATGAGAGGGAATGgtttattgtatttgtatctAAAGCTCATCCAAGTAATGATCAAGCAACTAAGTCTGTCAAGAAAGTATATGCGAAGCTTGAAGTTGAGTTCAGttcaaaaaagagagaaag GTGCTGTAAGCTGGATGTACATGGCCCTGACGGAAACTTTTGGGAGGATCTGGAATTAAAGATTACCGAGTGCATCAGGAATACCTTGGATAGGCGCGCACAATTCTACGAGGATGAGATACGCAAGCTCAGTGAGCAGCGGTTTATGCCAATATGGAACTTTTGTAACTTTTTCATCTTGAAG GAAAGTTTGGCTTTCATATTTGAGATGGCTCATCTTCATGAGGATGCATTACGTGAATATGATGAACTAGAGCTCTGCTATTTGGAAACAG TGAATATGCCTGGGAAACAgagggattttggaggattcGACAGTGAAGATGACCAAGCTGCGCTGTTGAAACCAGGAAGCAAACCATTGACACAGATTGTGCAAGATGATTCTTTTAGAGAATTCGAGTTTAGACAGTATCTCTTTGCCTGTCAATCTAGG CTGTTGTTCAAATTGAATCGTCCTTTTGAAGTTGCATCGAGGGGATACTCTTTTGTTATTAGTTTTGCAAAGGCCTTAACCCTCCATGAG aGTGTACTGCCCTTCTGTATGCGGGAAGTTTGGGTAATTACTGCATGTTTAGCGCTGATTGAAGCAACTGCTTCTCATCACCATGATGGAGTGGTTGCACCTGATATAGAGAAGGAATTCTACCGTCTTCAGGGTGATCTCTATTCACTTTCACGGGTTAAG TTCATGAGACTTGGATATCTGATAGGATATGGAACAGACATCGAAAAAAGTCCACTGAACAG TGCTTGTCTCAGTATGCTGCCTTGGCCAAAACCGGCAGTCTGGCCATCTCTTCCACAAGATGCTTCCTCTGAGGTccttgaaaaagaaaag ACTATTCTCCAAGCAACTTTAAGGACCAAGCACTTTGGTATTCAACAGAAAGCTTTACCTCTTGAACCATCTGTCCTTTTGCGTGTGGCTAACAGAAGAAGGGCTTCTCTTTCTACTGGAAATATTCCTGAAATATTTGATGGGCGCCCAAGTTTTACCGAAGg ATCAGGTTTAGAAGCATCTCCGAGAACACCTTCATCTCTTAAAGTACAAGCAGCTCCTATGTCGAGAACAAATTCTTCACCTGGAAATTTTGAGAGTCCCCTAGATAGGCCTATGCGGCTTGCTGAAATTTTTGTTGCAGCTGAGCACGCTCTGCGACTTACCATTTCAGATAATGATTTGTTGAAGAAATTGTCATCTATTCAGGATTTTGAG AATAAATATCTTAACCTAACTAAAGGTGCTGCCGAAAACTATCACCGTTCTTGGTGGAAGAGACATGGAGTCGTTCTTGATGGGGAAATTGCAGCTGTCTGCTTCAAGCACGGAAAGTATGATTTGGCTGCAAACTCTTATGAAAAAGTTTGTGCCCTTTATGCGGGTGAAGGATGGCAAGATTTACTGGCAGAAGTCTTACCTAATTTAGCTGAGTGTCAAAAGATTCTTAACGATCAAGCTGGGTACATGTCATCTTGTGTTAGACTACTTTCGTTGGATAAAGGTTTATTCTCGTCCAAGGAGCGGCAAGCTTTTCAGTCCGAGGTTCTTACTCTTGCACACAGTGAAATGAAGAACCCAGTTCCCTTAGATGTGTCATCGTTGATCACGTTTTCTGGAAACACTGGCCCTCCACTTCAGCTGTGTGATGGAGACCCTGGGAATCTATCTGTTACTGTATGGAGTGGCTTTCCTGATGATATCACCCTTGATTCGCTTAGTCTTACTTTGGTAGCCACCAACAACACTGACGAAGGCGGCCAG GCTTTAAAGAGTTCCGCTGCAACTGTGCTAAAGCCCGGAAGGAATACTATCACTTTTTCTTTGCCTCCACAAAAACCTGGTTCCTATGTCTTGGGAGTCGTTACTGGCCAGATTGGGCGCTTGAGATTCAGGTCTCACAGCTTTTCAAAGGGTGGTCCCGCAGATAGTGATGACTTCATGAGTTATGAAAAGCCAACAAGACCTATCCTGAAG GTTTCCAAACCAAGAGCTCTGGTCGATCTTGCTGCAGCTGTATCTTCTGCGCTGCTAATAAATGAAGCCCAATGGATTGGTATCATAGTACGTCCAATTGCTTACTCACTTAAAGGCGCCATCTTGCACATTGATACTGGTCCAGGGCTAAAGATTGAGGACTCGTATGGCATTGAGATGGAGAGTTACATGGACACGGATTGTGATGCTAGTTCATCAAAAGCTGATGTTTTGGTAGAAGATAGTCCTGTCTCTCCGGTACGGGATTCAGAGGTGCTTAATCTTTGCGATGGTAAAATAGTGTTTTCAGATTGGGCAAGCAATGTGAGTTCTATTCTATGGGTCCCTGTTCGTGCATTGAGTGAGAAGCTTGCTAGAGGGTCATCTTCAG TCAATCCGCTGAAACAAGATATTTTAGAGGGAATGAGAACTGTAGCTTTGAAACTTGAGTTTGGGGTTCATCATAACCAGATATTTGAGAG AACCATAGCTGCACATTTCACCGACCCATTTGATGTGACCACAAGGGTGGCAAACAAATGCAATGATGGTACTTTGGTTTTGCAG GTCATGCTACACTCCCTAGTCAAGGCGAACTTGATAGTTCTTGATGCTTGGCTTGATCTTCAAGATGGATTTGTTCATGGACAAAATGATGGAAGACCGACTTCAACGTTTTTTCCGCTTGTTGTGTCTCCAGGATCTAGAGCAGCAGTCGTGTTCAGTTTATGCCTAGACAAGACTATGTCATCAG AAGGGAAAGATTTGCAACTACCAGAGAGCATTCTGAATATCAAATATGGAATCCATGGAGATAGAGCAGCTGGGGCACACAAGCCAGTGGATGCAGATAACTCTGGAACTGATACTGAAGGGAGAGATTTGGTGTTCAAGAGTGCTATTGTTTTGCAACGTCCAGTGCTTGATCCTTGCCTCACAGTTGGATTCCTTCCCCTTTCTTCTGATGGGCTTAGGGTCGGGAAACTTATCACCATGCAGTGGAGAGTGGAAAGGCTTAAAGATCTCAAAGAAAGGGAAGCCGTCGAACAACAACAT GATGAGGTGTTGTATGAAGTCAATGCAAATTCGGAGAACTGGATGATCGCTGGTAGGAAGAGAGGCCATGTCTCTCTCTCAGAGGAGCAAG GTTCAAGAGTAGTAATATCTATACTGTGTGTCCCGTTAGTTGCGGGTTATGTCCGCCCTCCTCAACTGGGGTTGCCAAATGTAGAAGAAGCAAATGTAAGCAGCAATCCACCGGGTCCTCACTTGGTATGCGTCTTGCCTCCACTTCTAAGTTCTTCCTACTGCATCCCTGTCAAGTAA
- the LOC104730647 gene encoding universal stress protein PHOS32, which translates to MNPDSDHPQLPNIKIHHPPSPRHSHHHHSSSTPSSAATPTPTAGARRKIGVAVDLSEESSFAVRWAVDHYIRPGDAVVLLHVSPTSVLFGADWGPLPLKTQPTVEDPNAQSQPSQEDFDAFTSSKVADLAKPLKELGFPHKIHIVKDHDMRERLCLEIERLGLSAVIMGSRGFGAVKRGSDGKLGSVSDYCVHHCVCPVVVVRYPDDRDGPVPVVTVKSAGDDDQDVVAHHQHIKDE; encoded by the exons ATGAATCCAGATTCCGATCATCCTCAGCTTCCCAACATCAAGATCCATCACCCTCCATCACCACGTCACTCTCACCACCACCACTCCTCTTCAACTCCCTCCTCCGCCGCAACTCCAACTCCAACCGCCGGAGCTCGTCGTAAAATCGGAGTCGCCGTTGATCTCTCCGAAGAGAGTTCGTTCGCCGTTCGTTGGGCTGTAGATCACTACATCCGTCCCGGAGACGCCGTTGTTCTTCTCCACGTTTCTCCAACCTCCGTCCTCTTCGGTGCCGATTGGGGACCTCTCCCTCTCAAAACTCAACCTACTGTTGAAGATCCAAACGCTCAATCTCAGCCTAGCCAGGAGGATTTTGATGCTTTTACTTCATCCAAAGTTGCGGATCTAGCTAAGCCGTTGAAGGAATTAGGGTTTCCGCATAAGATCCATATAGTGAAAGATCATGATATGAGGGAGAGACTGTGTCTTGAGATCGAGAGGCTTGGTCTTAGTGCTGTCATTATGGGAAGTAGAGGTTTTGGTGCTGTGAAAAGAGGAAGTGACGGCAAGCTTGGATCCGTTAGTGATTACTGTGTTCACCACTGTGTTTGCCCCGTTGTTGTCGTTAGATATCCTGATGATCGTGATGGACCTGTCCCTGTTGTTACTGTCAAGTCTGCTGGAGATGATGATCAAGATGTTGTTGCTCATCATCAACACATCAAAG ATGAGTGA
- the LOC104754930 gene encoding trafficking protein particle complex II-specific subunit 130 homolog yields MCLIYARLRSRFPQEQYLFWFREPYATIVLVTCEDLDEFKNILKPRLKLIVQNDEREWFIVFVSKAHPSNDQATKSVKKVYAKLEVEFSSKKRERCCKLDVHGPDGNFWEDLELKITECIRNTLDRRAQFNEDEIRKLSEQRFMPIWNFCNFFILKESLAFIFEMAHLHEDALREYDELELCYLETVWNRHRKESTEQCLYQYAALAKTELDWHSQFIY; encoded by the exons ATGTGTCTGATCT ACGCGAGACTTCGTAGTCGATTCCCGCAGGAGCAATATTTGTTCTGGTTTCGAGAACCATATGCAACTATAGTTCTTGTGACGTGTGAG GATCTTGATGAGTTTAAAAACATTCTCAAACCACGTCTGAAATTAATTGTTCAAAATGATGAGAGGGAATGgtttattgtatttgtatctAAAGCTCATCCAAGTAATGATCAAGCAACTAAGTCTGTAAAGAAAGTATATGCGAAGCTTGAAGTTGAGTTCAGttcaaaaaagagagaaag GTGCTGTAAGCTGGATGTACATGGCCCTGACGGAAACTTTTGGGAGGATCTGGAATTAAAGATTACCGAGTGCATCAGGAATACCTTGGATAGGCGCGCACAATTCAACGAGGATGAGATACGCAAGCTCAGTGAGCAGCGGTTTATGCCAATATGGAACTTTTGTAACTTTTTCATCTTGAAG GAAAGTTTGGCTTTCATATTTGAGATGGCTCATCTTCATGAGGATGCATTACGTGAATATGATGAACTAGAGCTCTGCTATTTGGAAACAG TATGGAACAGACATAGAAAAGAGTCCACTGAACAG TGCTTGTATCAGTATGCTGCCTTGGCCAAAACCGAACTTGATTGGCACAGCCAATTTATCTATTGA